The Arachis ipaensis cultivar K30076 chromosome B10, Araip1.1, whole genome shotgun sequence DNA window taattattttaaaataaaacactactagaaaactagttattacagacagatattttcaatagattttatcccacgaaaatacagacggaatttcagaggaattttttgtcggaaaacaaaataaaaagaattagcataaattacagacggcaAAAAAAATTTGTCGATAATTTtgtcgaaaaaattaatttttttcatggGAAAtagttacagacggaaaatctgtctaTAATTAAAGGGACAAAAATgctgcattttattaaattattacagatggaaaatccgtctgtaatttaaaattttccgtcgaaaatattaaaataagGAGTTAGGTTCCTGAAACTCCCAATGGTTCATTTCACTTTTTCACGTTTTCCTTGAATTACTCCCTGCCTTCTCTCTCTGTTGAAGATGTGACGTCCTCCGCTGTCGCCGCCGCGGCTCGCGTCGCACGAGCTCCCTCCATTGCCCTCATCGCGTTTTCTCCCTTCGTTGCCATCGTCGTATGAGCTCTCTCCGCCGTGCTCTTGTCTTACGAGCTCCTTCCGCCGCCACTCTCGTCGCTGCTTTCTCCTCGCCGGAGGTTTGTCATCATCTCTTCTCATCGCCGTTAGTTCAGGTAGGCCTCCGCCTCCTTCTGATCCATATCCTTAACCCCTTCCATTGTGATTCTATTATgatttcattatcccttgccctAGCCCTGTCCCTTCCCTGTTGCTGCTGTAGAGAACCGAGTTTCTAAATTCTAACATATGAATTTTGTATATTCCTGTAATTTGTATATTCCTATATGTTTCCTCCCCCTCGATCTCCACCTAAGATAGATCCACCAACCACACTGCAAAACCCTCAACCCAAGATTTTTGAACCTTCTCAGATCCAAGTTCGTTAATCCCACTTTCTTTGTCTCACTCACACTTTCCTTCACATTCTTAGTCGCTTATTTTTCTTAACGAATTGCTGACCTTTCACTTACTCACAAGCAATACGGTGCCGTATCATAGCTAACAGCGAAATTTAGTCAACAAAACCCTAATtggttgtttcttctatttttttgaggttttaaggaagaagaaagagcaGAAAAGAATGGGTGAGGAGAATAAGGTAGTTGGAGAAGgtgagaagaagaaagaggaaagtGTTGGTGCCACTGCTGTTGTTGGTGATGGAGAAGAggaaaagaataagaagaagaagaagaagagtaagaaGTAGGGGTTAATTTCTCGAATTTGGAACGGGATATTCAGAAGACGTAGTGATGATTTCGAGAAGAGGCTGCAGTATATTTCCAAAGAGGAAGCTGCGGTTATGGCCAAGGTCAATCGGAGAAACCGGTCGTGGCGGAGAACTTCGCGCCAGATCATCATAATTTCTGTTATATTTGAGGTACATTTTCCATTGCTGAATGAATGGGTTTATCTTTGTGTGTTTTTGTTTGCCATGAATCATTTCTCACATGAATAGATTTGTGTATTTTAACATGCCATTCTATGCTAGAGTTTCTTTGAACTTGAAGTGCGAAAAACTACAAACTATGACTCATGATAGCTATCTCAGAAATCAAATTAAAGATATAAAACTTTGAGCAATACTCATGATAGCCTTCCAATGTGTTGTCTGCTTTGTTTAAGCAGGTATTGCCCTTAGCAACCATGGAGAAGCTGCAAAAGTCATTTCGGAGGAACAATTGAGTGCTGCTGAAATGGGACAAAGAATTGAGCTATTACAAGAAGATAGGTATTTATTTTACAAAAATGCACTTTGATTCTTTTGCTGGAAAGTGTTATTTATCAGTGATCTTGTTTTATTATGGCGGACTCTTTATTTGTGTGCATGGTTCTActttataatattttattgatgAATTTCCTAATCCTTTTTTTGTATTTATACTTATCTGGATAGGTTCCTCTTGAGCTTCCATCTTCAAAGGGAGAAGCCATGgatgattggtgcacgaaattgtgatcgtcaaaaatggcgccaaagacttggtgctctcaaacgtgaatcacactttgtcacaattccgcacaattaaccagcaagtgcactgggtcgtccaagtaataccttacatgagtaagggtcgatcccacggagactgtcggcttgaagcaagctatggtcatcttgtaaatctcagtcaggcggattcaaatggttatggaggattgataattaaaagatgaataaaacataaaatagaataaagatagagatacttatgtaattcattggtaggaatttcagataagcgtatgaagatgctttgttcctcttgaacctctgctttcctattaccttcatccaatcattcatactcccttccatggcaagctttatgttgggcatcactgttgtcaatagctactgatgatgagtgtcacggatcatcacattcatcaagttgaagaatgaatgaatatcttagagaagaagtaggcgtgaattgaatagaaaaacaatagtaattgtattaattcatgaagaacagcaaagctccacaccttaatctatggtgtgtagaaactccaccgttgaaaatacataagaacaaaaggtctaggcatggtcgaatggccagcctcccaaggtctagggactaaacatcCAAAGATAGATGATAATACAATAggaaaaggtcctatttatagaaaactagtaacctagggtttatagaaatgagtaaatgatgcagaaattcacttccgggcccactttgtgtgtacttgggctgagcattgaagctttcatgtgtagaggcttttcttggagttaaacgccagcttttgtgccagtttgggcgtttaactccagcttttatgccagttctggcgttttgacgctagaatttctatgctgacttggaacgccggtttgggccatcaaatcttgggcaaagtatggactattatatatttctggaaagcccaggatgtctacgttccaacgcaattgagagcgcgccaattgagcttttgtagctccagaaaatccacttcgagtgcagggaggtcagaatccaacagcatctgcagtcctttttcagcctctgaatcagatttttgttcaagtccctcaatttcagccagaaaatacctgaaatcacagaaaaacacaaaaactcatagtaaagtccagaaaaatgaattttaaataaaaactaataaaaatataataaaaactaactaaaatatactaaaaacatgctaaaaacaatgccaaaaagcgtataaattatccgctcatcaatgatccAACTTGCCTCTGTCACTTGCATCTCTTTGGCTGCTAAAGTTGAAGAAACTCAAGTGCCTCTTCTCATGGACCTTCAATTACgtgtttttctttctcctttataTCAGAAAACTCATCATGACGTTTCTAATAATGTGATTATTTGATCATGAATCATCATCAGGTTGAAGATGCAAAATATGTGTTTGAGTCAAAGACTATTCAGAGAATGGAGCTTCTAATTCTGTCCACCTTGAATTGGACGATGCACCCTATGATTCCACTCTCAGCGATTGAAGATTAGTGTCCATGTTAACTTGGTCTTCCATATAGGACTGAGAATCAAGATGCTATAGATGCCGCAATTGTTGGTGCTCTGTGCAGGGACTGTAGGAAACAAGTGTACTTGGGTGAGAAAATATAGTGATGGTTGTAgttgaattcaaaattttttttctctttttaaatgatatatattgcttttctatttgtttatgaatttatttatttatatattttaataggTGGATTTGACANNNNNNNNNNNNNNNNNNNNNNNNNNNNNNNNNNNNNNNNNNNNattattattattattgttacggACTGCCAGTCCAGCCCAAGAAGCCGTCGGGTCGGGGCATTACCCCACCCAGGCCCAAAACCTCCAATGGACCTCCACAGGTCGGTCTCTTACACCCGACCCGGAGTCCGACCGACTTACCACCCCAGGCATGCTAGCATTTGGGTCGGAGCCCCCAGGGTCGGTACCCGGCGTACCGACCCCAAGTACGAACGACCTGCTCACGTGGAAGGTGACAGCTCTGTCCCTCAACCAATGGGCTAGGCCCACCcagcacagtatataaggggagaggatagctctcccccaaggtacgtcacatcctTACCTAATTCTACCACCTCTAGTACGGACTCTGACTAGATCGtcagagtgtccttgcaggtggccacccccGCTCCGTTCACCCTTCGACGTTGCCAGCACACGATTTTCTTCGCTCTACGCCCGCGCGGGATCTTCCTCACTCTCCTACTCTTCACCTACCGACGACCCAAGGACCCTAGGTAACAaatattggcgccgtctgtgggaatCCCGGCGCAGACATGGAGCGACACATCACTTCAGAGAAGCTCCGCGAAGGAGGTGGGGCCCGTTTGAGCAGAGCAAGCTCGACAGCCCGCGTTGCCGAGCACCCAAGACCCTCCGTTCAGCCCAACCAAATGTATACCCAGACCCCCGAAAGGCGCCCCTTCGGGGGACGGGAGCCGACAGCGCCAAGATCATGCAAGAGCTTAGGCACAAGGTACAGAACCTCGAGCGGGAGTTGGCGGCGAGGGACCAATCCCATGGAAATTCCAACCGCTCACACGGCGGCACTAGCCGGTCCCACGCCCACACCCACACCCGCTCCCCCTCTCGTGCGTACGACAGCCAAGGAAGAAGCCTAACAAGGCACGAAGAGGCACATACACAAGCAACTTCTAGACCCACTCGAAGCAAGTCGGAAAGCCGTTGGGGGTCCCAGAAAGAGGAGGCCAGGAGACAACAAGATCCTGTCATCATGGGAGCAACCCCTTTCCACCCCCTCAATCCTCAAGGTCTGGCTCTCGAGAAACTTCGACAAGCTGACAGACATGAGGTATGATGGGACCAAGGACCCCCAAGAGCATGTCACAGCCTTTGAAGCAAGAATGAACTTGGAAGGGGTAGGCGACGCGGTTAGATGCCGGGCATTTTCCGTAACACTGGCCAGCCCGGCGATCCGATGGTTCAACACCCTCCCACAAGGATCCATCACAACTTTCGCAGACATATCCCAGAAGTTCCTAGCCCGGTTCACGACACGCATAGCCAAAGCAAAGCACCCGATCAACTTGTTAGGAGTTACCCAAAAACCCGGGGAGCCGACCAGGAAGTTCCTGGATAGGTTTAACGATGAATGTCTAGAAATCGATGGCCTCATGGACTCAGTCGCTAGCCTATGCCTAACAAACGGCCTGCTGAATGAAGACTTTAGGAAACACCTCACAACCAAGCCTGTATGGACCATGCAAGAAATCCAAAGCATAGCCAAAGAATACATTAATGACGAAGAGGTTAGCAAGGTTGTGGCAGCCAATAAACAGCAGCCCCCCAACCCGCCAGCCCGGCAGGCGCATCAGGTCGAAAGGTACAAAGAAGCTCCCAGGGACGGCACCCTAAACAAATTACCCAAGCAACCACGGGTAGGGAGGTTCACGAACTACATGCCACTTACGGCACCCATAGTGGAAGTCTATCAGCAAATTGCAGACAAAAGAATCCTATCCAGATCTAGACCCTTGAAGGAGAGAACGGGAGGCAACAAAAGCCTTTACTGCGATTACCACAAGGGATTTGGTCACAAAACACAAGACTATTTCGACCTCAAGGATGCCTTGGAACAGGCCATCAGAGAGGTGAAACTGAGCGAATTCTCCCGGCTCATCAGGGAGCCGAGGAGGCGGGAAAGGGAACGCTCCGAGGAAGGACAGAGCCGAACTATCAAGCCAAGGTAAGAACCCCAAGGGGATGCCGATAACCCCCAACTTTCGTGGTTAACATTGTGGTCGGACGAGACAGCCCCTCCAAATCCAAGTCGGCAGTAAGAAAGGACACCCGGGTACTATCCATTTCAACGGATGGCCCTGCCACCAGCAAAAGGCACCCCACAATCTCTTTTGGACCAGAAGATAAATGGTTCAATGACCTTTCCGAAAACCCCCATGGTAGTTACAGCAATGGTCGGCACAGGATTGGTCAGGCGCATCCTCGTCGACACAAGAGCTGACTCTAATATCTTGTTCAGAAATGTGTTTGATGTCATGGGACTCAAGGAATCCGACCTCAAAAACCACCAACACGGAGTCATGGGACTAGGTGATAACTACATCAAACCCGACGGGACGATCTCTCTCCCAATCAGCCTAGGAACTAGTGACACTAGGAAATCAGTTATGGCAGATTTTGTAGTCCTCAGAGGCTCCACTGCCTATAACATCATCCTAGGGAGGAAAACTATCAATGAATTCTCAGCTGTAATATGCACCAAGTTCTTAACGATGAAGTTCATAACGGACAAGGGAACGGTTGGTTCCATAAGGGGAGACCTAGAAACAGCAGTCGCTTGCGACAGCGCCAGTCTCTCCCTAAGGAAAGAGTCTAAGAAAGCAGTTGGTGTGTTCCTAGCAAATCTGAACGTCAGGATGGAAGACAAACCGAGGCCTGAACCAGAAGGGGACATGGAAAAGTTCCAGATAGAAAAGTTGGCAGACCAATTCACCTTCATTAATAGGAACCTACCTCATGAACTCAAGGGCCCCCTCATAGAAATTGTCAGGGCAAACAGCGAACTCTTCGCATGGACCCTATTAGACATGCCGGGGTTAGATCCCAAGGTCATGTCTCACCAACTAGCCATAAAGCCTGAGGCCAAACCGGTGGCCCAGCGGCGAAGAAAGATGTCACAAGAAAGAGCTGAAGAAGTCGCCAAGCAAACAGCAGGGTTCATTAAGGAACTCGTGTACTCGACATGGCTATCCAATGTTGTCCTAGTCAAGAAGGCCAGTGGGAAATGGAGGATGTGCGTAGATTACTCCGACTTGAACAAGGCATGCCCAAAAGACTCTTTTTCCCTCCCCAACATTGACACCCTAGTGGACTCGGTAGCAGGATATCGTTTCCTCagtttcatggatgcctattccgactacaaccaaatcccgatgcacCGACCTAATGAAGACAAGACAGCCTATCAAAGGCTGATGAGCAGAGTCTTCCACGAcctctgacgttaggatttttgctagtaaagaattttataaaaatagtcgcgttgtagatatagattctaaaccaacagaaatcccttcgtacaaacgttttggttgtcacaagtaacaaacccctaaataaattgataaccgaagtattcaaacctcgggtcgtcttctcaaggaactgcaaggaagtatgttcttattactggttatggagattgtaaattggggttttgagaatgaggagcgaatggtttaattagcaattaaagtaaatgaagaacaagtaatttaaatggcaagtaaaataaataaatgactgtaaataaacttttggtaaggtctgagaaattagaggtcctatcctagttatccttatcaaagatgatgagaattgaatgttaattccactttgttaacctttactaagataaaggaaggtcaagggattaattggtttgatcttcgaatcctatttatttcctaagaaaagattgggattattgaa harbors:
- the LOC107620320 gene encoding uncharacterized protein LOC107620320; protein product: MNLEGVGDAVRCRAFSVTLASPAIRWFNTLPQGSITTFADISQKFLARFTTRIAKAKHPINLLGVTQKPGEPTRKFLDRFNDECLEIDGLMDSVASLCLTNGLLNEDFRKHLTTKPVWTMQEIQSIAKEYINDEEVSKVVAANKQQPPNPPARQAHQVERYKEAPRDGTLNKLPKQPRVGRFTNYMPLTAPIVEVYQQIADKRILSRSRPLKERTGGNKSLYCDYHKGFGHKTQDYFDLKDALEQAIREVKLSEFSRLIREPRRRERERSEEGQSRTIKPR